The segment GTTCCCGAAGCTTACACTTCCAAATCACCCaggaaaatatttattcaatatcaaTAATATATGTAGTGCACATGAACATAAATAGTTACTGAGAGGGACCAATAAAGGATCACAGGAAAATACAAGCGTTCCTATATTACTTTCAAGATTTCATCACCacaacgttattcaaagccggTAATGGAAAATGGAGAATGTCTAAGGAACAGAAGCTTTTCCTGTGATTCTTTATTTGTTTATCTAAGTATATTTTGTCATTAGACAATTATCAAGCCCACAACAGAGCAATTTCTGAATTTTTGtctttgatatattttcatcagTCACTTCATTTCAGCCATTGGGCACttacaaaacatgttcatgaaacatatgacatgttCTAACACCGTGTACATGTATTCACTTTTCTAAAGGTATAACACCACATGGAACATTGTGGTGAGTGTAAGGTATGATACTTACTTTAAACTctatatattcaatattatgaacacatatacagtgaaagctgtctgatccggcactcattgggactgaggaAATACTCCGCCTTaggcaatgtgccggattgtagagctgataatACATGCAAGCCAACGtcgacaacttgctggattagtCAGATGCCGGTAttcacagcttccactgtatgccTCCGCGATCGATTCATGAATATGAACATGAACGCTTTTGATTCATGAACGACAACCTGATTTCTTCTTGGCTAGAACTGGCACATCTTTAAGAAGTCTGAGATCCGACGGCTGTCACTGAAGGACtattcagtcatttcaagtTTGTCAATAGACTGTGACTCGGTGTCGTCGCTGATGACGGAAGAGGCAAGGGAGATGGCGGAATGGAGACGTTGCCTCATCGTGTCTACGAACACCAACTTATCAGGAAGCCTTTCTGGCAGCTTGTATTCAAAATCAGAACCCGCAAAAAAGGATGGTTCTGGTTTCTGGCTAGCTCTCGGCAATAGTGGAGGACCGAAGTATGTCTTATATGATGGTTCCTTGTACATCGTGACTTTTCGTGGACTCACGAAAACAGGGAACAATGAATCGGCTGTGGAATCTCGCCTTGTCTCGTTTTTCCTACCAGCGTGAGATTTGGACAAACTAGTGAATCCTAATCCTCTCTGGACCTTTCCGgacaatattttgtaattaaggTCGTGGATGTTATGGAAGTACATTGGTGTGCTTGGCATACCTCGCTTCAGTTTGTTTTTCAGCCTAGCTATCGTGAATGCagttttttcattttgtttgagcTTTTCGCTCCGCGTTGCATCATCAGTTTCGTCAGGGTTGTTGTCATGAGAGGGGTGGCACTGCAGAGCCTTGGGGAGGTGAGACCGTGCTATTTCACCACGGGCTATTTTAGTATGGATATCGGCATTACTCATCCCGGGGTACAGACGCTTCACCAGAGTAGATGTGGTAATGTTCTGCTGTGTCACCCTTAGACTTGGAAAAGAAGCATCTGCATGCTCCCTACTCTTAGCACGTGTCTTGGACTTCCGGCACTCGTGACAAGCGCTAGGTCCCATGACTTCACAGGAGTGAGAAGATCTCACCTCGTCCAAGTTTTCATCGTCTGGATCAGGAGTGTTCGGCTTCAGTGTGGAATGGGCTGAACTCATTCTGCTTCTGCGATCCATCTGGGGATCTAATGAGGTGGTGAGATTCTGATTCTTGTGCAGGATCCGGCTAGCACTGGAGTGTGGCCTTGACAGACCGTCATCACGACGCACATCCTTCTGGGCAAGTTCTAGAACATGGCGGCGGTTCCTGTACGATGACCTTGCCCTTTCTTTCTCTGCTAGAAGGTAAATGTCGTCCACACTGAGGGTTTTAATGTCACCGGGGGTGGAGGTGTTCCTCTTATAGGACACTGACATGGTAGGCTGGCCGACACATCTTGTCATCTGAAAATGTAAATGGTGAAACTGTAGTAAGAGTTTAATCATACATCACATAACATAGACGTAttcaagtgagtgagatagCGTGGGTTTACGCCaggtttaacaatattccagcaatagcattGCGAGACACACCAGaaattgcacccatgtggggaattgagcgACTGGTTTATGCCACCGCCCCTAAGTTCAGGTGAGATAATTTGAGGTGAAATGAGTTGAGGTGAAATATGCGTTGACACAGTGTCCAAGATTTCTCCAGTTGCATGCAGCATGTGTGCAcgtacgtgtgtgcgtgcgtccgTGCATGTGTTTGCCTGTGGCTGCTTGTAACTTCCCAGACTTATACGGGTTATATCTTTCCAACCCGCTGATCTAACATGCAACAGTTTAACATTCATACACAACCGAGACACTAAATCTGGGCAGACAAGACCTTGCTTTGTTCCTGTAACGAAGAACGCCATGTAGCGTAACGCCGGCAGCTATATTATATATGCCCTCTACCTCCCGCTCTCCAGGCAAGTCTATTCGTCACTGCATTAAGCTGAGATGGCTTGTGAAAAAACACATCACCAAATACATGAGTTACAGCGTTTAGCACAAAGCGTTTACACTAAATACACCCTAGCGCATAAAACATGAATGTAGAAGGTGTAACCAGAAGATCTCTGTATCCACATCAGTCTAATGTATACAGTTTCACCTGTCGTggtagtgattaaagcattggctcgtcacgccgaagaccaggtccgattccccacattctgtggagcccatttctggtattccccgaCCTGAGTTGGCTGGGATATTTCTTACA is part of the Haliotis asinina isolate JCU_RB_2024 chromosome 6, JCU_Hal_asi_v2, whole genome shotgun sequence genome and harbors:
- the LOC137286805 gene encoding uncharacterized protein isoform X1 — translated: MDTRLLEITGRGINLQTGSITSRRCMGVVSRSAPMTRCVGQPTMSVSYKRNTSTPGDIKTLSVDDIYLLAEKERARSSYRNRRHVLELAQKDVRRDDGLSRPHSSASRILHKNQNLTTSLDPQMDRRSRMSSAHSTLKPNTPDPDDENLDEVRSSHSCEVMGPSACHECRKSKTRAKSREHADASFPSLRVTQQNITTSTLVKRLYPGMSNADIHTKIARGEIARSHLPKALQCHPSHDNNPDETDDATRSEKLKQNEKTAFTIARLKNKLKRGMPSTPMYFHNIHDLNYKILSGKVQRGLGFTSLSKSHAGRKNETRRDSTADSLFPVFVSPRKVTMYKEPSYKTYFGPPLLPRASQKPEPSFFAGSDFEYKLPERLPDKLVFVDTMRQRLHSAISLASSVISDDTESQSIDKLEMTE
- the LOC137286805 gene encoding uncharacterized protein isoform X2 encodes the protein MTRCVGQPTMSVSYKRNTSTPGDIKTLSVDDIYLLAEKERARSSYRNRRHVLELAQKDVRRDDGLSRPHSSASRILHKNQNLTTSLDPQMDRRSRMSSAHSTLKPNTPDPDDENLDEVRSSHSCEVMGPSACHECRKSKTRAKSREHADASFPSLRVTQQNITTSTLVKRLYPGMSNADIHTKIARGEIARSHLPKALQCHPSHDNNPDETDDATRSEKLKQNEKTAFTIARLKNKLKRGMPSTPMYFHNIHDLNYKILSGKVQRGLGFTSLSKSHAGRKNETRRDSTADSLFPVFVSPRKVTMYKEPSYKTYFGPPLLPRASQKPEPSFFAGSDFEYKLPERLPDKLVFVDTMRQRLHSAISLASSVISDDTESQSIDKLEMTE